One window of Uloborus diversus isolate 005 chromosome 3, Udiv.v.3.1, whole genome shotgun sequence genomic DNA carries:
- the LOC129218989 gene encoding uncharacterized protein LOC129218989 translates to MTSVVPTLQQHHPERSEPNYKVGNSELERNQSEVLKKLKEVQKNAEHESEISKQKTPEPIPNSHSGNADLSQVKSLGESVEVCIQTDLNSKDSISTVYVSDAIDNNSKTANSGDLEISLDATRKSNVPLNLNDKSVLKSSVLNESDKCLNDNLAESSVHTLDEDHNEDRVDPKKHSELCNSTQHENGKEARAYLTLFSFQDDPDQSHELENKTVNISSDYNSDLNSTIKDVTSATPTEHSGENAKCSVDESSSQCEGTIFESEEVSEHSSRKDSLLPKSVESTLQQNTSEENKDIDKFSKVREIEATVSELEGVASKVVELTQYLSFDGKRNVTGEAQKSSTSPKKIKAEQKLHDNESFPSSNASIEHYDENRIEATSHIDKEICSNRMNSLESDFGACNDDFTSDVEERESSTKKISLNQITVPEIRKSPDTGESDQDNVQSFEDILEKTGLQTELHVNGKNANHPIKDSNDTFKQSHEMCSEKDFTQCKVSQAVESEKTEELRTDVNTEKKNDCNVITADAELSDRKEPQIYVQEKSLYIQSDTTGKENISEMQASIRINETQSCDLDSPSLLSSSGEMSKTAELNEHNKNDSLLKLPGSGSTNNQSNRRNSNVDASRNEFLQSILESGTSSVGFDLNVEKLNASENDSLKEVLLDSQVEDEKVFTEAQTSEILISHSNMSVQSDSVVALSEETLSQFREHESIETNESMLASAVECNEMESNEENKISNQIALPQSNMACNETFKDLDEEKENCWPQPVKDPIVCDIKLSCSFDSLDRKAELNETYSKNYTDNSADCAHYVEDETSLCFENKENSLKNSDKEVIGTPLKLSENRSASDDSIEQKRKSIEWLGTFSETLNENAHSSDQKSTMEQNEMQNFELSTSPLKVVLNDSALVVEEEAVVEKVDIQSVELENEPLKVLSKDDLVSEDKIIASEDEIQSVEQAGTLLRVLVSEERVVEKEDKTMEEKEIQSDDILNTHLKALNENTPVLEEDSAAEKVDRHSLELTDTHLKVICKDSLVSEEETLAGEDEIHGIKHVEAHSEVLEKNALASEKCSVEKDKEKFEHADKHLNISSKDTVSEKFFTMVQKESQSFEHVEKHSKVLGKNVHVSEEESVVEKKDNKSVELVDKHLKISINDTVSEENSIVAPEDIESVEFASTDFKVLDENVIASEEKSVVTKEGIQSVRIAKKHINVLSEDVLASEKSRDQHEIQSGKHAGTNLKQIRENALTSEDACAVEKNVQSIDLVDKPLKIRSEGVPASEESVEEQNEIQSDEHNFKEEYLALENLSSSNESKVDKSTTQTEITIVSKDSESLTISKLENEGLEERGKNKLISNQDFDLPEANLEKPLESKTSKKPIRDENTEVEESENCVYTYDEIDAAPTRHRTFLETAIISNVSKEENAGIENNEAASHDKKVAKIKNLRNSGESLISKRNDRCKSEEPVASSSKTTPKPIQGRRSSDSLM, encoded by the exons ATGACATCAGTAGTGCCAACTTTGCAGCAGCATCATCCAGAAAGGTCTGAACCTAATTATAAAGTTGGCAACTCGGAACTCGAGCGCAATCAAAGTGAAGTATTGAAAAAGTTGAAAGAAGTTCAAAAAAATGCTGAACATGAATCTGAAATATCGAAGCAGAAAACTCCGGAACCAATCCCTAATTCTCATAGTGGAAATGCTGACTTGAGTCAAGTGAAATCTCTTGGAGAAAGTGTAGAAGTCTGTATTCAAACTGACTTGAACTCAAAGGATTCCATTAGTACAGTTTATGTTTCTGATGCAATTGATAACAATTCTAAGACAGCCAATTCGGGAGACCTAGAAATCAGCCTGGACGCGACAAGGAAATCAAATGTACCACTCAATTTAAACGATAAATCTGTGCTAAAATCTTCAGTATTAAATGAATCAGATAAGTGTTTAAACGATAATTTAGCAGAAAGTTCTGTACATACTTTAGATGAAGATCACAATGAAGATAGAGTTGATCCAAAAAAGCACTCGGAATTATGTAACAGTACTCAACACGAAAATGGGAAAGAAGCGCGTGCGTATCTAACGTTATTTAGTTTTCAGGATGATCCAGATCAAAGTCATGAGTTGgaaaataaaacagttaataTAAGCTCTGATTATAATTCAGATCTAAATTCCACTATTAAAGATGTGACCTCTGCAACTCCAACAGAACATTCCGGTGAAAACGCAAAATGTTCGGTAGATGAATCTTCAAGTCAATGTGAGGGGACAATCTTTGAAAGTGAAGAAGTTTCGGAGCATAGTTCTAGGAAGGACTCTTTGCTTCCGAAAAGTGTCGAAAGTACACTACAGCAAAATACCAGTGAAGAAAATAAGGATATAGATAAGTTTTCAAAAGTTAGGGAAATAGAAGCTACGGTTAGCGAACTCGAGGGCGTTGCTTCAAAAGTTGTTGAATTAACTCAATATTTGAGTTTTGATGGAAAAAGGAACGTTACGGGAGAAGCCCAAAAATCAAGTACATcacctaaaaaaataaaagctgaacAGAAACTCCACGATAACGAATCTTTTCCGTCTTCCAATGCGTCAATTGAGCATTATGATGAAAATAGAATTGAAGCAACAAGTCATATCGATAAAGAAATATGTAGTAATCGTATGAATTCACTTGAATCTGATTTTGGTGCTTGTAACGACGATTTTACTTCTGACGTTGAAGAAAGAGAGTCGTCAACGAAGAAAATAAGTTTGAATCAAATTACGGTTCCTGAGATTCGAAAATCCCCAGATACTGGTGAATCGGATCAAGATAACGTCCAGTCATTTGAAGATATTCTCGAAAAAACTGGTTTGCAAACTGAACTTCATGTAAATGGAAAAAACGCTAATCATCCTATCAAGGACTCCAACGACACTTTTAAACAATCTCATGAAATGTGCTCTGAAAAAGATTTTACACAATGCA AAGTTAGTCAAGCAGTTGAGAGCGAGAAAACTGAAGAATTGAGAACAGACGTTAatactgaaaagaaaaatgactGCAACGTGATTACCGCAGACGCTGAACTTAGTGACAGAAAAGAACCTCAAATTTATGTGCAAGAAAAGAGTTTATATATCCAATCCGATACAACaggtaaagaaaatatttctgaaatgcaAGCTTCTATACGTATCAATGAAACTCAAAGTTGTGATTTGGATTCCCCGTCATTACTTTCAAGTTCAGGTGAAATGAGTAAAACGGCTGAATTGAATGAACATAATAAAAATGACAGCTTATTAAAACTACCTGGATCTGGATCTACTAACAACCAGAGCAACAGAAGAAATTCGAATGTAGATGCGTCTCGCAATGAATTCCTTCAAAGCATTTTGGAAAGTGGCACCTCGTCAGTTGGATTTGACTTGAATGTAGAGAAATTGAATGCTTCTGAAAATGATTCTTTAAAGGAAGTACTTCTAGACTCTCAAGTAGAAGATGAAAAGGTTTTTACTGAAGCTCAAACTTCTGAAATACTTATATCGCATTCGAACATGAGTGTCCAAAGTGATAGTGTAGTTGCATTATCTGAAGAAACTTTAAGTCAATTTCGAGAACATGAATCGATTGAAACAAACGAATCAATGCTTGCTTCAGCAGTAGAATGTAATGAAATGGaatcaaatgaagaaaacaaaatatcTAATCAAATTGCCCTGCCTCAGTCAAATATGGCGTGTAATGAGACTTTCAAAGATTTGgatgaagaaaaggaaaattgCTGGCCACAACCTGTTAAGGATCCGATAGTTTGCGACATAAAGTTGAGCTGTAGTTTTGACTCTCTCGACAGGAAAGCGGAATTAAATGAAActtacagcaaaaactacactgATAACAGCGCAGATTGTGCACATTATGTGGAAGACGAGACCAGTTTATGTTTCGAAAATAAGGAAAACTCTTTGAAAAATTCGGACAAGGAAGTTATTGGTACTCCTTTAAAATTAAGTGAAAACAGAAGCGCTTCAGATGATTCGATAGAACAGAAGAGAAAAAGCATTGAATGGCTAGGTACATTTTCAGAGACTTTAAATGAAAATGCCCATTCTTCAGATCAAAAATCGACAATGGAGCAAAAcgaaatgcaaaattttgagcTGTCAACTTCACCTTTGAAAGTAGTACTTAATGATAGCGCACTTGTTGTAGAGGAAGAAGCTGTAGTTGAGAAAGTAGATATTCAAAGCGTTGAGCTAGAAAATGAACCTTTGAAAGTACTAAGTAAAGATGATTTAGTTTCAGAGGATAAAATTATAGCGAGTGAGGACGAAATTCAAAGCGTTGAACAAGCAGGTACACTATTGAGAGTACTTGTTTCAGAAGAACGTGTGGTAGAGAAAGAAGATAAAACAATGgaggaaaaagaaattcaaagcGATGATATTTTAAATACACATTTAAAAGCACTTAATGAAAATACACCTGTTTTAGAGGAAGACTCTGCAGCAGAGAAGGTAGATAGGCACAGCCTTGAGCTTACAGATACACATTTGAAAGTAATTTGTAAAGACTCTCTTGTTTCAGAGGAAGAAACTTTAGCGGGGGAGGACGAGATTCATGGTATTAAACATGTAGAAGCACATTCGGAAGTACTAGAGAAAAACGCACTTGCTTCAGAAAAATGCTCAGTAGAGAAAGACAAAGAAAAATTTGAGCATGCagataaacatttaaatatatcaAGTAAAGACACTGTGTCTGAAAAATTCTTTACGATGGTGCAAAAAGAGAGTCAGAGCTTTGAACATGTAGAAAAACATTCGAAAGTACTAGGTAAAAACGTACATGTTTCAGAAGAAGAAAGTGTAGTCgagaaaaaagataataaaagcgTTGAGCTTGTagataaacatttgaaaatatcaaTTAATGACACTGTTTCAGAGGAAAATTCTATAGTTGCACCGGAAGATATCGAAAGCGTTGAGTTCGCAAGTACAGACTTTAAAGTACTTGATGAAAACGTAATAGCTTCAGAGGAGAAATCTGTAGTGACGAAGGAAGGTATTCAAAGCGTTAGAATTGCTAAAAAACACATCAATGTACTTAGTGAAGACGTTCTCGCTTCAGAAAAATCTAGGGATCAGCACGAGATCCAAAGCGGTAAACACGCTGGTAcaaatttgaagcaaattcgtgAAAATGCACTAACTTCAGAAGACGCATGTGCAGTGGAGAAAAATGTTCAAAGCATTGATCTTGTAGATAAGCCTTTAAAAATACGGAGTGAAGGCGTTCCTGCTTCAGAAGAGTCGGTAGAGGAACAGAACGAGATTCAAAGCGATGAACAtaattttaaagaagaatatttgGCTTTAGAGAATCTATCAAGTTCTAATGAGTCAAAAGTAGACAAAAGTACAACACAAACCGAAATCACAATAGTTTCTAAAGATTCAGAGTCGTTAACAATAAGCAAATTGGAAAATGAGGGTTTGGAAGAACGcggaaaaaataaactaatctcaAACCAAGATTTTGATTTGCCAGAGGCAAATTTAGAAAAACCATTAGAATCTAAAACTTCAAAGAAGCCAATACGTGATGAAAATACCGAAGTTGAAGAATCAGAAAACTGTGTTTACACTTACGATGAAATTGATGCAGCTCCTACTAGGCATAGAACTTTCCTCGAAACTGCAATCATATCTAATGTGTCAAAGGAAGAAAATGCAGGTATAGAAAATAATGAAGCCGCAAGCCATGATAAAAAggtagctaaaattaaaaatttgagaaattcagGAGAAAGCCTGATATCAAAGCGCAATGATCGCTGCAAAAGTGAAGAACCGGTCGCTAGTTCCAGCAAAACTACTCCAAAACCAATACAAGGGCGACGATCTAGTGACAGCTTG ATGTAA